From Temnothorax longispinosus isolate EJ_2023e chromosome 3, Tlon_JGU_v1, whole genome shotgun sequence, one genomic window encodes:
- the LOC139809286 gene encoding terminal nucleotidyltransferase 5C isoform X2, whose product MMESLCQVNGSKTNGISNGDVSNETNNNNTNNNNNTHNNNNNNNNNNNNNNSNATDCPDPQQRLAVLSFEQVRRLNDVMNEVVSIHGRGNFPTLEVRLRDLVTVVRSKLETDPSNGGAGMRVRDIRLNGGAASHVLATESQPYNDLDLIFAVELSSGRNYDKVKAAVLGSLFDLLPEGVSRKRITTCSLKEAYVSKMVKVNNDGDRWSLISLGNSRGHRNVELKFVDSMRRQFEFSVDSFQIVLDSLLLFYECSKLPIAENFYPTVVGESVYGDFQEALYHLHKKLISTRHPEEIRGGGLLKYCNLLVKMYKPSQPDYIKTLERYMCSRFFIDFPDIGQQRSKLENYLWNHFVGPEEEALKYQYLMLLHSVVEESTVCLMGHERRQTLALIQNLAYQVLCQEQQQRLTSHQQAPQGPPATYVYANGYYYAPVIPTTACYTCTCNWMACSS is encoded by the coding sequence ATGATGGAGTCGCTCTGCCAGGTAAACGGCAGCAAAACCAACGGCATCAGCAATGGAGATGTTAGCAACGAGACCAACAATAACAACACgaacaataataacaatacccacaacaataacaataataacaataacaacaacaacaacaacaacagcaacgCCACCGATTGCCCAGATCCTCAGCAGAGGTTGGCGGTGCTGAGTTTCGAGCAGGTCCGCCGCCTCAACGATGTGATGAACGAAGTCGTCAGCATTCACGGCCGAGGGAACTTCCCCACCTTGGAGGTCCGACTGAGGGATCTCGTGACGGTGGTGCGCAGCAAGCTAGAGACCGATCCGAGCAACGGGGGCGCCGGCATGAGGGTACGTGACATTCGGCTGAACGGCGGCGCCGCCTCCCACGTGCTGGCCACCGAGTCCCAGCCCTATAACGACCTGGACCTTATCTTCGCGGTCGAACTGTCCAGCGGCCGTAACTACGACAAGGTCAAGGCCGCGGTGCTCGGGTCCCTGTTCGACTTGCTGCCGGAAGGTGTGAGCCGCAAACGCATCACTACCTGCAGTCTGAAGGAGGCTTACGTGAGCAAAATGGTGAAGGTGAACAACGACGGCGACCGATGGTCCCTGATCTCCCTCGGCAACTCCCGGGGCCATCGAAATGTCGAGCTCAAATTCGTTGATTCGATGAGACGGCAATTCGAGTTCTCCGTCGACTCCTTCCAAATCGTTCTCGATTCCCTGCTGCTGTTCTACGAGTGCAGCAAGCTGCCGATCGCTGAGAACTTTTACCCGACCGTGGTGGGCGAGTCCGTCTACGGTGATTTCCAGGAGGCGCTCTACCATCTGCACAAGAAGCTCATCTCGACGAGGCATCCCGAGGAGATACGCGGCGGCGGTCTGCTCAAATACTGCAACCTATTGGTAAAAATGTACAAACCGTCTCAACCAGATTACATCAAGACTCTCGAACGATACATGTGTTCGAGATTCTTCATCGATTTCCCGGACATAGGACAGCAGCGCTCCAAACTTGAGAACTACCTGTGGAACCATTTCGTCGGGCCCGAGGAGGAGGCCCTCAAGTATCAGTACCTGATGCTGCTGCACAGCGTCGTTGAAGAGTCGACCGTTTGCCTGATGGGCCACGAGCGACGGCAGACACTCGCCCTGATCCAGAACCTTGCCTACCAAGTGCTCTGCCAggagcagcagcagcggctGACGAGTCATCAGCAGGCACCGCAAGGTCCGCCTGCCACCTACGTTTACGCCAATGGCTATTACTACGCGCCGGTGATACCCACGACGGCGTGCTACACGTGCACCTGCAACTGGATGGCGTGCTCCTCGTGA